The Campylobacter concisus genome includes a region encoding these proteins:
- a CDS encoding ATP-binding protein, which yields MYIKRAVADEIKEYMKSFPVLLISGARQVGKSTLALNLDIPNYITLDDINIYESARNDPKGFIEHCNKPIVIDEIQRVPILLLAIKEFVDKNRTNGQFILTGSANLKGFKDISDSLAGRIGIVELYPLSQKELNHSDENLIDILSGDISHLALKKYDNEGLSEKIINGGYPEITKITSEKSKYLWFSSYIRTYIESDAKEIGNIRNMDKFITMYRLCMLRSGNIFNKNELCLESGLDNKTFDSYFSVLEHTYQIQKLQPYFNNALKRLIKTPKIFATDTGVLAHLLQISSAQDLANSSYKGAIYETFVFDELLKANTSSKKRANIYYYRTSDQKEIDFILEISGRLIAIEVKSSKTISKDDFKHIYHLKENLQSKFDKGIVFYVGDTAVKLDDDMFALPFGFMG from the coding sequence ATGTACATCAAACGAGCCGTAGCTGATGAGATAAAAGAGTATATGAAAAGCTTTCCTGTGCTTTTGATAAGCGGAGCTAGGCAAGTTGGCAAATCAACCCTTGCATTAAATTTAGATATACCAAACTACATAACGCTTGATGATATTAATATATATGAATCCGCAAGAAACGACCCAAAAGGCTTTATAGAACACTGCAATAAGCCTATCGTGATAGATGAGATACAAAGAGTTCCCATACTGCTTTTAGCTATAAAAGAATTTGTAGATAAAAACAGAACAAATGGTCAGTTCATATTAACTGGCTCTGCAAATTTAAAAGGCTTTAAAGATATTTCAGACTCGCTTGCCGGCAGGATAGGCATAGTAGAGCTATATCCACTTTCTCAAAAAGAGTTAAATCATAGTGATGAAAATTTGATAGATATTTTAAGTGGTGATATAAGCCATCTTGCACTAAAGAAGTATGATAATGAGGGCTTATCTGAAAAGATCATAAACGGCGGCTACCCAGAGATCACAAAGATAACCTCTGAAAAATCAAAATATCTCTGGTTTAGCTCATATATAAGAACATATATAGAATCAGACGCCAAAGAGATAGGCAACATCAGAAATATGGATAAATTTATCACCATGTACCGATTGTGTATGCTAAGAAGCGGCAATATCTTTAACAAAAACGAGCTATGTCTAGAGTCTGGGCTTGATAATAAGACGTTTGATAGCTATTTTAGCGTGCTGGAGCATACTTATCAGATCCAAAAGCTTCAGCCATACTTTAACAACGCTCTAAAAAGACTCATAAAAACTCCTAAAATTTTTGCTACCGACACAGGGGTGCTGGCACACTTACTTCAAATTTCATCAGCTCAAGATCTTGCAAATTCTTCATATAAAGGTGCCATATATGAGACATTTGTATTTGATGAACTACTAAAGGCAAATACAAGTAGCAAAAAACGAGCGAATATATACTACTACCGAACGAGCGATCAAAAAGAGATAGACTTTATCCTTGAGATATCGGGCAGACTCATAGCCATAGAGGTCAAATCCTCAAAAACTATCAGCAAAGATGACTTTAAACATATCTACCATCTAAAAGAAAATTTACAAAGTAAATTTGATAAAGGCATAGTCTTTTATGTTGGAGATACGGCCGTAAAACTAGATGATGATATGTTTGCTTTGCCGTTTGGTTTTATGGGGTGA
- a CDS encoding transposase, translating into MMFESKTVKTMRRRIEQLIEKLRVFNIKQSIKLADTITSWKKEIINIVEYKINNGFVEGNNNKIKVIKRVSYGLRNYERFRKLIYLRLCNR; encoded by the coding sequence ATGATGTTTGAGAGCAAGACAGTAAAGACAATGAGAAGGAGAATAGAACAATTAATTGAAAAATTGAGAGTATTTAATATAAAGCAAAGTATAAAACTAGCAGATACAATAACAAGTTGGAAAAAAGAGATAATAAATATAGTAGAATATAAAATAAACAATGGGTTTGTAGAAGGAAATAACAACAAAATAAAAGTAATAAAAAGAGTATCTTATGGACTAAGAAACTATGAAAGATTTAGAAAATTGATATATTTACGTCTTTGCAATAGATAG
- a CDS encoding transposase, whose protein sequence is MYDKNRKLVDILRNRHSQTIKNIINEFEIQPQVVVMDMFKPFRSVINSNIVQAQIVADKYHVIRQGIWALRDLRVELFNKDNEKYKKLKKYWKILSKSPISQFSQRQKEILKEILKVDKTLKKMYRIIKEFYNDV, encoded by the coding sequence ATGTATGATAAAAACCGTAAACTAGTAGATATATTAAGAAATAGACATTCACAAACAATAAAAAATATAATAAACGAATTTGAAATACAACCACAAGTAGTTGTAATGGATATGTTTAAGCCATTTAGAAGCGTAATAAATAGTAATATAGTTCAGGCCCAAATAGTAGCAGATAAATATCATGTAATAAGACAAGGGATATGGGCATTAAGAGATTTAAGAGTAGAATTATTTAACAAAGACAATGAAAAGTATAAGAAGTTAAAAAAATATTGGAAAATACTAAGTAAAAGCCCAATAAGTCAGTTTAGTCAAAGACAAAAAGAAATATTAAAAGAGATATTAAAAGTAGATAAGACATTGAAAAAGATGTATAGAATAATAAAAGAATTTTACAATGATGTTTGA